In one Lycorma delicatula isolate Av1 chromosome 5, ASM4794821v1, whole genome shotgun sequence genomic region, the following are encoded:
- the LOC142324698 gene encoding 3-oxoacyl-[acyl-carrier-protein] synthase, mitochondrial isoform X1 — protein MRRRVVVTGLGLISPVGNNVITSWETIISGGSGLTQLKDEDYSKLPCKVAAVIPNLNISDYINKNEIRTMSLASAYALIASKEALNDANWLPTDDVGKEKTGVCVGMGMVDLVNISETAEALKKGYNRVSPYFVPRILPNMAAGLISIKYGFKGPNHSVSTACATGAHAIGDAFKFIQNGYADVMVCGGAEAAINPISIAGFCRCRALSTSFNDRPTKASRPFDKDRDGFVMGEGSAILILEERTHAIKRSAKIYAEILGYGLSGDGSHLTAPSEDGRGAALAMTRAINDASIKKSDITYINAHATSTPMGDDIELRAIKTVFGEHSKHLAISSTKGAHGHLLGAAGNLETIFTILACNNSLIPPTINLENICDAGKDLNCVPNVKQNWKQTNRIALKNSFGFGGTNATLCVCNFSEDS, from the coding sequence ATGCGACGTAGAGTCGTTGTCACCGGTTTAGGATTGATTTCCCCCGTGGGGAATAATGTTATTACTTCTTGGGAAACAATTATTTCAGGTGGAAGTGGATTGACACAATTAAAAGATGAAGACTATTCAAAACTGCCTTGTAAAGTTGCAGCTGTTATACCTAATTTGAATATATCTGATTACATTAACAAAAACGAAATAAGAACTATGTCACTGGCATCAGCTTATGCACTTATAGCTTCTAAAGAAGCGTTAAATGATGCTAATTGGTTACCTACAGATGATGTCGGTAAGGAGAAAACTGGTGTTTGTGTGGGAATGGGTATGGTCGATttagtaaatatttctgaaaccgcagaagctttaaaaaaaggttataatagAGTCAGTCCGTATTTTGTTCCCAGAATTTTACCAAATATGGCTGCTggtttaattagtataaaatatggttttaaagGACCAAATCATTCTGTATCAACAGCTTGTGCAACTGGTGCACATGCGATTGGAgatgcatttaaatttatacaaaatggtTATGCAGATGTTATGGTTTGTGGTGGTGCAGAAGCAGCGATTAATCCGATTTCAATTGCTGGTTTTTGTAGGTGTCGAGCTTTGAGTACATCATTTAACGACAGACCTACAAAAGCATCTAGGCCTTTCGATAAAGATCGTGATGGTTTTGTTATGGGTGAAGGTTCTGCTATCTTGATTTTAGAAGAGAGGACGCATGCAATTAAAAGATCAGCTAAGATTTATGCAGAAATTTTGGGTTATGGACTTTCTGGTGACGGTTCACATTTGACTGCTCCTAGTGAAGATGGTAGAGGTGCTGCATTAGCAATGACACGTGCTATTAATGAtgctagtataaaaaaaagtgatatcaCATATATTAATGCCCATGCTACATCAACACCTATGGGAGATGATATTGAGTTAAGAGCCATTAAAACAGTTTTTGGTGAACACTCAAAACATTTAGCAATTTCTTCAACAAAAGGTGCTCATGGACATTTGTTAGGAGCTGCAGGTAATTTAGagacaatttttacaatattagcaTGTAATAATTCACTCATACCACCaacaattaatttagaaaatatttgtgatgCAGGCAAAGATTTAAATTGTGTGCCTAATGTTAAACAAAACTGGAAACAAACAAATAGAATcgctttaaaaaattcattcggTTTTGGAGGGACTAATGCTACCTTATGTGTCTGTAATTTTAGTGAAGattcttaa
- the LOC142324698 gene encoding 3-oxoacyl-[acyl-carrier-protein] synthase, mitochondrial isoform X2 produces MRRRVVVTGLGLISPVGNNVITSWETIISGGSGLTQLKDEDYSKLPCKVAAVIPNLNISDYINKNEIRTMSLASAYALIASKEALNDANWLPTDDVGKEKTGVCVGMGMVDLVNISETAEALKKGYNRVSPYFVPRILPNMAAGLISIKYGFKGPNHSVSTACATGAHAIGDAFKFIQNGYADVMVCGGAEAAINPISIAGFCRCRALSTSFNDRPTKASRPFDKDRDGFVMGEGSAILILEERTHAIKRSAKIYAEILGYGLSGDGSHLTAPSEDGRGAALAMTRAINDASIKKSDITYINAHATSTPMGDDIELRAIKTVFGEHSKHLAISSTKGAHGHLLGAAGGKWRTAADEAGITTEKKQQKIHMGVNVSNTHVIQFAYPYLRFIPNTVSKDGQ; encoded by the exons ATGCGACGTAGAGTCGTTGTCACCGGTTTAGGATTGATTTCCCCCGTGGGGAATAATGTTATTACTTCTTGGGAAACAATTATTTCAGGTGGAAGTGGATTGACACAATTAAAAGATGAAGACTATTCAAAACTGCCTTGTAAAGTTGCAGCTGTTATACCTAATTTGAATATATCTGATTACATTAACAAAAACGAAATAAGAACTATGTCACTGGCATCAGCTTATGCACTTATAGCTTCTAAAGAAGCGTTAAATGATGCTAATTGGTTACCTACAGATGATGTCGGTAAGGAGAAAACTGGTGTTTGTGTGGGAATGGGTATGGTCGATttagtaaatatttctgaaaccgcagaagctttaaaaaaaggttataatagAGTCAGTCCGTATTTTGTTCCCAGAATTTTACCAAATATGGCTGCTggtttaattagtataaaatatggttttaaagGACCAAATCATTCTGTATCAACAGCTTGTGCAACTGGTGCACATGCGATTGGAgatgcatttaaatttatacaaaatggtTATGCAGATGTTATGGTTTGTGGTGGTGCAGAAGCAGCGATTAATCCGATTTCAATTGCTGGTTTTTGTAGGTGTCGAGCTTTGAGTACATCATTTAACGACAGACCTACAAAAGCATCTAGGCCTTTCGATAAAGATCGTGATGGTTTTGTTATGGGTGAAGGTTCTGCTATCTTGATTTTAGAAGAGAGGACGCATGCAATTAAAAGATCAGCTAAGATTTATGCAGAAATTTTGGGTTATGGACTTTCTGGTGACGGTTCACATTTGACTGCTCCTAGTGAAGATGGTAGAGGTGCTGCATTAGCAATGACACGTGCTATTAATGAtgctagtataaaaaaaagtgatatcaCATATATTAATGCCCATGCTACATCAACACCTATGGGAGATGATATTGAGTTAAGAGCCATTAAAACAGTTTTTGGTGAACACTCAAAACATTTAGCAATTTCTTCAACAAAAGGTGCTCATGGACATTTGTTAGGAGCTGCAG GTGGGAAATGGAGGACTGCTGCTGATGAAGCTGGAATCACAACtgaaaagaaacaacaaaaaatacatatgggTGTTAACGTTAGTAACACACATGTTATACAATTCGCGTATCCATATTTACGATTTATACCTAACACTGTATCGAAGGATGGCCAGTGA
- the LOC142324698 gene encoding 3-oxoacyl-[acyl-carrier-protein] synthase, mitochondrial isoform X3 yields MRRRVVVTGLGLISPVGNNVITSWETIISGGSGLTQLKDEDYSKLPCKVAAVIPNLNISDYINKNEIRTMSLASAYALIASKEALNDANWLPTDDVGKEKTGVCVGMGMVDLVNISETAEALKKGYNRVSPYFVPRILPNMAAGLISIKYGFKGPNHSVSTACATGAHAIGDAFKFIQNGYADVMVCGGAEAAINPISIAGFCRCRALSTSFNDRPTKASRPFDKDRDGFVMGEGSAILILEERTHAIKRSAKIYAEILGYGLSGDGSHLTAPSEDGRGAALAMTRAINDASIKKSDITYINAHATSTPMGDDIELRAIKTVFGEHSKHLAISSTKGAHGHLLGAAERVHKMQVC; encoded by the exons ATGCGACGTAGAGTCGTTGTCACCGGTTTAGGATTGATTTCCCCCGTGGGGAATAATGTTATTACTTCTTGGGAAACAATTATTTCAGGTGGAAGTGGATTGACACAATTAAAAGATGAAGACTATTCAAAACTGCCTTGTAAAGTTGCAGCTGTTATACCTAATTTGAATATATCTGATTACATTAACAAAAACGAAATAAGAACTATGTCACTGGCATCAGCTTATGCACTTATAGCTTCTAAAGAAGCGTTAAATGATGCTAATTGGTTACCTACAGATGATGTCGGTAAGGAGAAAACTGGTGTTTGTGTGGGAATGGGTATGGTCGATttagtaaatatttctgaaaccgcagaagctttaaaaaaaggttataatagAGTCAGTCCGTATTTTGTTCCCAGAATTTTACCAAATATGGCTGCTggtttaattagtataaaatatggttttaaagGACCAAATCATTCTGTATCAACAGCTTGTGCAACTGGTGCACATGCGATTGGAgatgcatttaaatttatacaaaatggtTATGCAGATGTTATGGTTTGTGGTGGTGCAGAAGCAGCGATTAATCCGATTTCAATTGCTGGTTTTTGTAGGTGTCGAGCTTTGAGTACATCATTTAACGACAGACCTACAAAAGCATCTAGGCCTTTCGATAAAGATCGTGATGGTTTTGTTATGGGTGAAGGTTCTGCTATCTTGATTTTAGAAGAGAGGACGCATGCAATTAAAAGATCAGCTAAGATTTATGCAGAAATTTTGGGTTATGGACTTTCTGGTGACGGTTCACATTTGACTGCTCCTAGTGAAGATGGTAGAGGTGCTGCATTAGCAATGACACGTGCTATTAATGAtgctagtataaaaaaaagtgatatcaCATATATTAATGCCCATGCTACATCAACACCTATGGGAGATGATATTGAGTTAAGAGCCATTAAAACAGTTTTTGGTGAACACTCAAAACATTTAGCAATTTCTTCAACAAAAGGTGCTCATGGACATTTGTTAGGAGCTGCAG aaaGAGTTCACAAGATGCAAGTCTgttaa